A DNA window from Methylocystis heyeri contains the following coding sequences:
- a CDS encoding ISAs1 family transposase: protein MSLLITILRDVPDPRSGNATRHELLDILMIALTASICGCEGCVEFADFAEDREELFREVLSLENGLPSHDTFSRLFRQIDPEALAACFGRFLEALGEDGAGVVAIDGKTLRRSFDKAKGASALHVVTAFAADAKLVIGQKAVEDGGNEITAARALIDLLDLTGALVTADAIHCNAPTAQKVLDRGGDWLFALKANRPATLKDVETFLADPEACIAGTFETTDADHGRVETRRHAVVHDVGWLFPKGDKDRPAMPQLSTIGRIETEVERDGRITRSCRYYLSSAKLSAEAFAKAVRAHWSIENGVHWVLDVTFDEDRARNRKDHGAENLATIRKLALNVLKRARPEISIRRKRKRSGWSDAFARSVLGQMR from the coding sequence ATGAGCCTGTTGATCACGATCTTGCGGGATGTTCCCGATCCGCGCAGCGGCAACGCCACGCGGCACGAGTTGCTGGATATTCTGATGATCGCGCTGACGGCGTCGATCTGCGGCTGCGAGGGCTGCGTCGAATTTGCCGACTTTGCCGAGGACCGGGAAGAGCTGTTTCGTGAAGTCCTGAGCCTCGAGAACGGCTTGCCGAGCCACGACACGTTTTCGCGTCTGTTCCGGCAGATCGACCCGGAGGCGCTGGCGGCCTGTTTCGGGCGCTTTCTGGAGGCGCTGGGCGAGGATGGCGCGGGCGTCGTCGCCATCGACGGCAAGACGCTGCGCCGCTCCTTCGACAAGGCCAAAGGCGCCTCGGCGCTGCATGTGGTGACGGCCTTCGCCGCCGATGCGAAGCTGGTCATCGGCCAGAAGGCGGTGGAGGACGGCGGCAACGAGATCACTGCGGCCCGGGCGCTCATCGATCTGCTCGACCTGACCGGCGCGCTGGTGACCGCCGACGCCATCCACTGCAACGCTCCGACGGCGCAGAAGGTGCTCGACCGCGGCGGCGACTGGCTGTTCGCCCTGAAGGCCAACCGCCCGGCGACACTGAAAGATGTGGAGACGTTTCTGGCCGACCCCGAAGCTTGCATCGCCGGGACATTCGAGACGACGGACGCCGATCATGGCCGGGTGGAGACGCGTCGCCACGCGGTCGTTCACGATGTCGGCTGGCTGTTTCCAAAGGGCGACAAGGATCGCCCGGCGATGCCGCAGCTTTCGACCATCGGGCGGATCGAGACAGAGGTCGAGCGCGACGGCAGGATCACGCGGTCCTGCCGCTACTATCTTTCTTCCGCAAAGCTGTCCGCCGAAGCCTTCGCCAAGGCGGTTCGCGCCCACTGGAGCATCGAGAACGGCGTCCACTGGGTGCTGGACGTGACCTTCGACGAGGACAGGGCCCGCAACCGCAAGGATCACGGCGCCGAAAATCTCGCGACCATCCGAAAGCTCGCCCTCAACGTCCTCAAGCGAGCAAGGCCGGAAATCTCCATCCGACGGAAGCGCAAGCGCTCCGGATGGTCCGACGCCTTCGCCAGATCCGTCCTCGGTCAAATGCGATAG
- a CDS encoding glycosyltransferase, translating to MKTPQGRATLVFYVHAMAGGGAEKVMARLATGYARRGDRVVLVVDHRAEEWLGLLDERIEMAVLPQLPVLSTLAFAARLFTLAPDVSISALGATNLKHLVAALLAGRRRRAVICYHGFAEGEPSKLSQIGYKLIPVLSRLAAQSVAVSDALRDELIRRFHAAPARLRTVYNPASPEIAHPPVTAEALGAREPIVVAVGRLVVDKGLLFLVKAFAQVAYPGARLIVLGKGPDLQRLQSEAERLGIADRVEFPGYVADTGAYLSRARCFVSPSYRETFGLAVVEALDHGLAVVATDSGGPREIVNSPELGRIVPVGDEAAMAAAISASLSAPGDPSPRQRRSRDFTLRAAMEGYDRIFEEISPGFAAASSNA from the coding sequence ATGAAAACTCCGCAGGGGCGAGCGACCCTGGTCTTCTATGTGCACGCGATGGCTGGCGGCGGAGCGGAGAAGGTGATGGCGCGCCTCGCGACCGGTTATGCGAGGCGCGGCGATCGCGTCGTGCTCGTGGTGGATCATCGGGCGGAGGAATGGCTGGGCCTGCTCGACGAACGGATCGAAATGGCGGTGTTGCCGCAGCTTCCGGTCCTGAGCACGCTCGCCTTCGCCGCCCGGCTTTTCACTCTTGCTCCCGACGTCAGCATTTCCGCGCTTGGCGCCACCAATCTGAAACATCTGGTCGCCGCTCTTCTCGCGGGCAGGCGCCGGCGGGCGGTGATCTGCTACCATGGCTTTGCCGAGGGCGAGCCGAGCAAGCTCAGCCAGATCGGCTATAAGCTCATCCCCGTCCTGTCGCGGCTCGCGGCGCAAAGCGTGGCTGTCTCGGACGCCTTGAGAGACGAACTGATCCGCCGTTTCCATGCGGCGCCGGCGCGGCTCAGGACGGTCTATAATCCGGCCTCGCCGGAAATCGCGCATCCGCCGGTCACGGCCGAGGCCCTCGGCGCCCGCGAACCGATCGTGGTCGCCGTCGGCAGGCTCGTCGTCGACAAAGGCCTGTTGTTTCTGGTGAAGGCCTTTGCGCAAGTGGCCTATCCGGGAGCGCGCCTGATCGTTCTCGGCAAGGGTCCCGATCTTCAGAGGCTGCAATCCGAAGCGGAGCGTCTGGGGATAGCCGATCGCGTTGAGTTCCCGGGTTATGTCGCCGATACGGGAGCCTATTTGTCGAGGGCGCGCTGCTTCGTCTCGCCCTCCTATCGCGAAACCTTCGGGCTCGCCGTCGTGGAAGCGCTCGACCATGGGCTGGCGGTCGTTGCGACCGACAGCGGCGGGCCGAGGGAAATCGTGAATTCTCCTGAGCTCGGCCGGATTGTTCCCGTCGGCGACGAGGCGGCGATGGCGGCGGCGATCTCCGCCAGTCTTTCAGCGCCGGGAGATCCTTCGCCTCGTCAGCGGCGATCGAGGGATTTCACCCTGCGCGCCGCCATGGAGGGCTATGATCGGATTTTCGAAGAGATTTCGCCGGGTTTCGCAGCCGCGTCTTCGAATGCATAG
- the rpmI gene encoding 50S ribosomal protein L35, whose translation MPKLKTKSGAKKRFKITGTGKVVYAQKGKRHGMIKRTNKQIRNLRGTSILFKTDGDNIKKYFLPNG comes from the coding sequence ATGCCCAAGTTGAAGACCAAATCCGGCGCGAAGAAGCGCTTCAAGATCACCGGGACAGGCAAGGTGGTCTACGCCCAAAAGGGCAAGCGCCATGGCATGATCAAGCGCACGAACAAGCAGATCAGAAATCTGCGGGGAACCTCGATCCTGTTCAAGACCGACGGCGACAACATCAAGAAATACTTCCTGCCGAACGGTTGA
- a CDS encoding WecB/TagA/CpsF family glycosyltransferase, translating to MFALQSSAVENLVVASDISVNLPNMGSALDAMMSRARAKSGFTLFTVNLDHLVKLKRDRGFLSAYKRADFVTADGWPIVWMLRQKGGEVKRTTGADLVEPLCARAAREALPVFFVGPSYASQRKALDILTRRYPGLRIAGADTPHVRIDAIEEAAAALATSIKESGARFCFLSLGAPKQELLADALRRHCPEVGFICVGAALDFISGHMVRAPRGVQLLKLEWLWRLASDPRRLGARYAQCFQLLAAEAWRMATDRDLRPDAQAHLSNP from the coding sequence ATGTTTGCGCTTCAGTCCTCGGCCGTCGAAAACCTCGTCGTGGCCTCCGATATCTCCGTCAACCTGCCGAATATGGGGTCGGCGCTGGACGCCATGATGAGCCGCGCGAGGGCGAAAAGCGGATTCACGCTCTTCACCGTCAACCTCGACCATCTCGTGAAGCTGAAGCGGGACCGTGGATTTCTTTCGGCTTATAAGCGGGCCGATTTCGTCACCGCCGACGGGTGGCCGATCGTTTGGATGCTTCGGCAAAAGGGAGGAGAGGTGAAGCGCACGACCGGCGCCGATCTGGTCGAGCCGCTCTGCGCGCGCGCGGCGCGGGAAGCCCTGCCGGTCTTCTTCGTCGGTCCGAGCTATGCCTCCCAGCGCAAGGCGCTCGATATCCTGACCCGTCGTTACCCTGGCTTGAGAATCGCCGGCGCCGATACGCCGCATGTGCGCATCGACGCGATCGAAGAAGCCGCCGCGGCCCTCGCGACATCGATCAAGGAGTCGGGCGCCCGCTTTTGCTTCCTGTCGCTCGGCGCTCCCAAGCAGGAGCTGCTCGCCGACGCCCTTCGCCGCCATTGCCCGGAAGTCGGCTTCATTTGCGTGGGCGCGGCGCTGGATTTCATCTCCGGCCATATGGTCCGCGCTCCGCGCGGCGTGCAGCTCCTGAAACTGGAGTGGCTGTGGCGGCTGGCGAGCGATCCGCGACGCCTCGGCGCTCGCTATGCGCAGTGCTTCCAGCTCCTCGCCGCCGAAGCCTGGCGCATGGCGACGGACAGGGATCTGCGCCCCGATGCGCAGGCTCACCTGTCCAATCCGTGA
- the rplT gene encoding 50S ribosomal protein L20: MARVKRGVTSHAKHKKTLKAAKGFYGRRKNTIRAAKAAVDRSMQYATRDRKAKKRTIRSLWIQRLNGAVREFGLTYSRFIDGLNKAGVTLDRKVLSDLAINQPEAFAAIVAQAKAALPAA; encoded by the coding sequence ATGGCTCGCGTCAAACGGGGCGTTACGTCCCACGCCAAGCACAAAAAGACCCTCAAGGCCGCCAAGGGCTTCTACGGCCGCCGCAAGAACACCATTCGCGCCGCCAAGGCCGCCGTCGATCGCTCGATGCAATATGCGACGCGCGACCGGAAGGCCAAGAAGCGCACGATCCGCTCGCTGTGGATCCAGCGCCTGAACGGCGCCGTTCGTGAGTTCGGCCTCACCTACAGCCGCTTCATCGATGGCCTGAACAAGGCCGGCGTTACGCTGGACCGCAAGGTGCTCTCGGACCTCGCGATCAACCAGCCGGAAGCTTTCGCGGCTATCGTCGCCCAGGCCAAGGCTGCGCTTCCCGCGGCCTGA
- a CDS encoding lipopolysaccharide biosynthesis protein translates to MTDHTGKLLRNTLLYLPAQFFPPAVQFATTVAWTYLLDPASYGVVTFVIAAQEITAYIGVTPWSLYVLRFHPRFVESDAERFRLMDNRMALYAALLQVILSAPILATLGAAANGSIFWATAAYLTTRTLLMHYGEWARAEHRIGPYTVAQLIGTGAGAGLSIVAILLLGPFPAVALAAQALGQLVALALLCRQIGIRFRLGKFDTAIFAEVRRYGIPLIFGGVFGWGAGNAIRVLVQYFEGPVALGLMSVGWGLGQRIANVLSMLLTAAAYPLAVGNLERGDRKGALDQVSLSGVLLLAILAPACLGVFLLSKPLTNLLIAESFREATIVILPIAMLAAGLRGLRLHTSDQTMLLLERTDISMRVTIVETMLNLAFCATGLHFAGVYGAALGMLLGTALACIGGFTYSFALLGLPFPPLGHLARILLAAGAMGLVVRLLPEPTSIISLALVVAAGVVSYAALIILAFPACRAILQKQARRFSGAAA, encoded by the coding sequence ATGACAGATCACACCGGCAAGCTGCTGCGCAACACGCTTCTTTATCTTCCGGCGCAGTTTTTTCCGCCCGCGGTTCAGTTCGCGACCACGGTCGCCTGGACCTATCTCCTGGATCCCGCCTCCTACGGCGTCGTCACTTTCGTGATAGCGGCCCAGGAAATCACGGCCTATATCGGCGTGACCCCCTGGTCGCTTTACGTGCTCCGCTTCCATCCGCGCTTCGTCGAGAGCGACGCGGAGCGGTTCCGGCTCATGGACAATCGCATGGCGCTCTACGCCGCGCTGTTGCAGGTGATCTTGTCCGCGCCGATTCTGGCCACGCTCGGCGCCGCGGCCAACGGCTCGATCTTCTGGGCCACTGCGGCCTATCTGACCACCCGAACCCTGCTCATGCATTACGGGGAGTGGGCCCGCGCCGAGCATCGCATCGGTCCCTATACGGTCGCGCAGCTCATAGGCACCGGCGCGGGAGCCGGCCTTTCCATCGTCGCCATACTCCTGCTGGGGCCGTTCCCCGCCGTGGCGCTCGCGGCCCAGGCACTGGGCCAGCTCGTCGCGCTCGCGTTGTTGTGCCGACAAATCGGCATCAGGTTCCGCTTGGGGAAATTCGACACCGCCATTTTCGCCGAAGTTCGCCGCTATGGCATTCCCCTCATCTTCGGAGGGGTCTTCGGCTGGGGCGCGGGCAACGCAATTCGAGTCCTCGTTCAATATTTCGAGGGGCCGGTCGCGCTCGGGCTCATGTCCGTCGGCTGGGGATTGGGACAGAGGATCGCCAATGTTCTCTCGATGCTGCTCACGGCGGCGGCCTATCCTCTCGCGGTGGGCAACCTGGAGCGCGGGGATCGAAAAGGAGCGCTGGACCAAGTGTCCCTGAGCGGCGTGCTTCTGCTCGCCATTCTTGCGCCCGCCTGCCTCGGCGTGTTCCTGTTGTCGAAGCCGCTGACCAATCTCCTGATCGCGGAAAGCTTCCGCGAGGCCACGATCGTCATTCTTCCCATCGCCATGCTCGCCGCGGGGCTGCGGGGCTTACGGCTCCATACCAGCGACCAGACCATGCTCTTGCTCGAGCGCACGGATATCTCCATGCGGGTCACCATCGTCGAAACCATGCTCAATCTGGCGTTCTGCGCGACGGGGCTGCATTTTGCGGGGGTATATGGCGCGGCGCTGGGAATGCTGCTCGGCACGGCCCTCGCGTGCATCGGCGGCTTCACCTATTCTTTCGCATTGCTGGGCCTGCCCTTCCCGCCACTCGGCCATCTCGCGCGCATTCTGCTTGCGGCCGGAGCGATGGGGCTGGTCGTGCGCCTTTTGCCGGAGCCGACTTCGATAATCTCCTTGGCCCTTGTCGTCGCGGCCGGGGTCGTCTCCTACGCCGCCCTCATCATCCTGGCCTTTCCCGCATGCAGAGCCATTCTGCAAAAGCAGGCGAGGCGTTTCTCGGGAGCCGCCGCGTGA
- a CDS encoding glycosyltransferase, which yields MLVFDLVLATRRKAMTGVERYGVHLFKAVSAIRPDTLAFVRDAEGFDPKLNVVQVPDIYRSWLMLPRKIARLGVKPEAVIFPTAPASPLFRATDMRLCRIIHDAFPWNRERAMPWKGRLLYRDVENFMARRYDTLLGTTEPVAKELQAQLNRQDIVAVGNAPGVDLDTASDAEIPGLPREFVLAVGTVEPRKNYDRLLSVVESGDAGALPVVLVGRPGWGEIAARVEEAARRRPERLIWLQNLNDDGALVRLYRQARCFVSLSRAEGFNMPLVESAMCGCAVVCSDLPIHREVAPPWARFITEDASQEEFWKLVGSAAAPAHDAVEAYKRRFGWGNVASRLLELLGEKDAGSASASLAGQRN from the coding sequence ATGCTGGTTTTCGACCTGGTGCTCGCCACGCGGCGGAAAGCGATGACGGGAGTCGAGCGCTATGGCGTTCATCTCTTCAAGGCGGTCAGCGCGATCCGCCCCGATACGCTCGCCTTCGTTCGCGACGCCGAGGGGTTCGATCCCAAGCTGAATGTGGTTCAGGTTCCCGACATTTATCGCAGCTGGCTCATGCTTCCGCGAAAGATCGCGCGCCTCGGCGTCAAACCCGAGGCGGTGATTTTTCCGACCGCGCCGGCGAGCCCCTTGTTCCGCGCCACGGATATGCGCCTGTGCCGCATAATCCACGACGCTTTCCCCTGGAACAGGGAGCGGGCCATGCCCTGGAAGGGCCGGCTGCTCTACCGGGACGTCGAGAACTTCATGGCCCGCCGCTACGATACGCTTCTTGGAACGACGGAGCCGGTCGCGAAAGAACTGCAGGCGCAGCTGAACCGGCAGGACATAGTTGCGGTCGGCAATGCTCCCGGCGTCGATCTCGACACCGCGTCAGACGCTGAAATCCCGGGATTGCCGCGAGAGTTCGTTCTTGCGGTCGGCACCGTCGAGCCGCGCAAGAACTACGACCGACTTTTGTCTGTCGTCGAAAGCGGCGACGCGGGAGCGCTTCCGGTCGTGCTGGTTGGAAGGCCGGGCTGGGGCGAGATCGCGGCCCGCGTGGAAGAGGCCGCGCGGCGCAGACCGGAGCGCTTGATCTGGCTCCAGAATCTGAATGACGACGGCGCCCTGGTCCGGCTTTACCGCCAGGCCAGATGCTTCGTTTCGCTTTCCAGGGCCGAGGGTTTCAACATGCCTCTGGTGGAAAGCGCGATGTGCGGATGCGCGGTGGTCTGCAGCGATTTGCCGATCCACCGCGAGGTCGCTCCGCCCTGGGCGCGCTTCATAACGGAAGACGCTTCGCAGGAGGAGTTCTGGAAGCTGGTCGGTTCCGCCGCCGCTCCCGCCCACGACGCTGTCGAGGCCTATAAACGCCGCTTCGGCTGGGGCAATGTCGCCTCCCGCCTGCTCGAGCTGCTCGGCGAGAAAGATGCGGGCTCGGCAAGCGCCAGCCTCGCCGGCCAGAGGAATTGA
- a CDS encoding class I SAM-dependent methyltransferase yields the protein MASLIASLQNYFRKRRNGRLSGLIDLLARRLNRPVRILDVGGRPVFWETVETSNIEEITLVNIEAVDLSGKETRFPMEALNANALDLSKFAGGKFDLVVSNSVIEHLGSWSNIKLCAREMRSVADCGYVQTPSFWFPVEQHFMIPVFHWLPNQLRVILLPYLPRAGYEDAKSLDCARDYIEEINLLTGREMAFLFPDARIDREKLLFFTKSYVAVWDAAA from the coding sequence ATGGCCTCTCTCATCGCCAGCCTTCAGAATTACTTCAGGAAACGGCGCAACGGACGGTTGTCCGGACTCATCGACCTGCTGGCGCGGCGCCTGAACCGGCCCGTGCGCATCCTCGACGTGGGCGGGCGCCCGGTGTTCTGGGAGACGGTCGAAACCTCCAACATCGAAGAGATAACCCTCGTCAATATCGAAGCGGTCGATCTTTCGGGCAAGGAGACCCGCTTCCCGATGGAGGCCCTCAACGCCAACGCCCTCGACCTGTCGAAATTCGCAGGCGGCAAGTTCGATCTCGTGGTCAGCAACTCCGTGATCGAGCATCTCGGGTCCTGGAGCAATATCAAGCTTTGCGCGCGCGAGATGCGTTCGGTCGCCGACTGCGGCTATGTGCAGACGCCGTCCTTCTGGTTTCCGGTCGAGCAGCATTTCATGATCCCCGTCTTCCACTGGCTGCCGAACCAGTTGAGGGTGATCTTGCTGCCCTATCTGCCGCGCGCCGGATATGAGGATGCGAAATCGCTGGACTGCGCTCGGGATTATATCGAAGAAATCAATCTGCTGACCGGCAGGGAAATGGCGTTTCTTTTTCCCGATGCGCGCATCGACCGCGAAAAGCTTCTGTTTTTCACGAAGTCCTATGTGGCGGTGTGGGACGCGGCCGCCTGA
- a CDS encoding VpsF family polysaccharide biosynthesis protein (VpsF, distantly related to oligosaccharide ligases, is encoded next to the probable flippase VpsE.): MSEFAYPLAGRAAMQRWASRIFTVSAILLFCVSPMALGVIGFNYDGAGGAMWQKLHPATYAAALAFALDVASKPAPAAFIRELPARFPGAALFFISWVLTIIYAVLVQHLPVTSLIETYFLALVALLVADDLGEETHRFLRRFIHVVLFANAIIAVIEFVTHWRLFPYVLSGEELTYDYRSTALLGHPLLNAGITGAYALCLFLGADQSLPPMARAVMIGVQILGLAAFGGRTSMLMCGLIMGGVLVKDFALILLGKRFDLGRLLAAMFFAPLVIGGVAYATYAGIFDDLIARFVDDNGSAEARVIMMRMFDAFDLTDLLLGPSPETVTSTQRSLGIAVAIENTWIALMFMYGIIMSSFFIIGLLALLWEIWRRSRRGATLLIVFFIVVISSAVGLASKTMKLNQFTFVMLFIFPREAKPSPARSGPRES; the protein is encoded by the coding sequence ATGAGCGAATTCGCATATCCCCTCGCCGGTCGAGCCGCCATGCAGCGATGGGCGTCGCGGATATTCACTGTTTCCGCCATTCTGCTGTTTTGCGTGTCGCCGATGGCTCTCGGCGTCATCGGCTTCAATTACGACGGCGCCGGCGGCGCCATGTGGCAGAAGCTGCATCCGGCCACATATGCGGCTGCGCTGGCCTTCGCTCTCGACGTCGCGAGCAAGCCCGCGCCAGCGGCGTTCATCAGGGAGCTGCCGGCGAGATTTCCCGGCGCGGCGCTGTTTTTCATTTCCTGGGTCTTGACCATCATTTACGCCGTGCTCGTGCAGCATTTGCCGGTCACGAGCCTGATCGAAACCTATTTTCTCGCGCTCGTCGCCTTGCTCGTCGCCGACGATCTCGGCGAAGAAACGCATCGGTTTCTGCGCCGATTCATCCATGTCGTTCTCTTTGCGAACGCGATCATCGCGGTCATCGAGTTCGTCACGCACTGGAGGCTGTTTCCCTATGTGCTGTCGGGCGAGGAACTGACCTATGATTACCGTTCCACGGCCTTGCTGGGGCATCCTCTTCTGAACGCCGGCATCACGGGAGCTTACGCGCTCTGTCTTTTCCTTGGAGCCGACCAGTCCCTGCCTCCGATGGCGCGCGCGGTCATGATCGGCGTCCAGATACTCGGACTTGCGGCCTTCGGCGGCAGAACCTCCATGCTCATGTGCGGCCTGATCATGGGCGGCGTTCTCGTCAAGGATTTCGCGCTCATCCTGCTCGGCAAACGCTTCGATCTCGGACGGCTCCTGGCGGCGATGTTCTTCGCTCCCCTCGTTATCGGCGGCGTCGCCTATGCGACTTACGCAGGGATTTTCGACGATCTGATCGCCCGTTTCGTCGACGATAACGGATCTGCGGAAGCGCGCGTCATCATGATGCGGATGTTCGACGCCTTCGACCTGACCGACCTTTTGCTCGGCCCGAGCCCCGAGACGGTGACGTCCACGCAAAGATCGCTCGGCATCGCAGTGGCGATAGAAAACACCTGGATCGCGCTCATGTTCATGTACGGCATAATCATGAGCTCGTTCTTCATCATCGGACTTCTGGCCCTGCTGTGGGAAATCTGGCGGCGTTCGAGGCGCGGAGCGACGCTCCTGATCGTGTTTTTCATCGTCGTCATCAGCTCCGCGGTCGGGCTGGCCTCGAAGACGATGAAGCTCAATCAATTCACCTTCGTCATGCTGTTCATCTTTCCCCGCGAAGCGAAACCGTCTCCCGCTCGCAGCGGGCCGCGCGAGTCGTAA
- a CDS encoding glycosyltransferase — protein MSVPTTAGASRAGEAPSTKRVAFFHQNDVFSRQGGIERYLATLLACADGRAALVSAAVTRPVEEYFRVREYGSPRLPQWVRYLAGLFAQRREIAGFLRERQVAVLEFSRPEYLLAGWMFKGRRVVTIHGTGPSPQNRAHYLLHHLCCFLLPIFADRVQVVGRDPSGLPGVVQKLLGRRVTFIEAWYDDRFSPAPLPDLNHSPVRLFYAGRIAPQKNPELLYAIIRRLAEDAPGLFEFRYFGSDYDEFVEAGLGALVADKGFLDAAALAEAIRECHVGLLCSGYGEGSPFIVIETLACGRPFVLSPLPTLVKAYAGLEGISIARGYNVEDFVNELVKLRDEMLQSRIDPAKIAARVADRSQSQATRRLLDSLMDLAR, from the coding sequence GTGAGCGTTCCGACAACGGCCGGCGCATCCCGGGCAGGGGAGGCTCCTTCGACAAAGAGGGTCGCCTTTTTTCATCAGAACGACGTGTTCAGCCGCCAGGGCGGCATCGAGCGTTATCTGGCGACCCTCCTGGCCTGCGCGGATGGGCGGGCGGCGCTGGTCAGCGCGGCTGTCACCCGGCCGGTCGAGGAATATTTCCGCGTGCGGGAATATGGTTCGCCGCGTCTGCCCCAGTGGGTTCGTTACCTCGCCGGCCTCTTTGCGCAGCGCCGCGAAATCGCAGGCTTCCTCCGGGAAAGGCAGGTCGCGGTCCTGGAGTTCAGCCGCCCGGAATATCTGCTCGCCGGGTGGATGTTCAAAGGACGACGGGTCGTGACCATTCACGGCACCGGGCCCAGCCCGCAGAACCGCGCTCATTACCTGTTGCACCATCTCTGTTGCTTCCTGCTGCCGATCTTCGCCGACAGGGTGCAGGTGGTCGGGCGCGATCCCAGCGGCCTGCCGGGCGTCGTGCAGAAACTTCTCGGACGCCGGGTCACCTTTATCGAGGCCTGGTACGACGACAGGTTCAGCCCGGCGCCATTGCCGGATCTGAACCACTCCCCTGTGAGGCTGTTTTACGCCGGCCGCATCGCGCCGCAGAAAAACCCCGAACTGCTCTATGCGATCATCCGCCGGCTCGCCGAGGACGCGCCCGGCCTGTTCGAGTTTCGCTATTTCGGCTCGGACTACGACGAGTTCGTCGAGGCCGGCCTCGGCGCCCTGGTCGCCGACAAGGGATTTCTGGACGCGGCGGCGCTGGCCGAGGCGATCCGGGAATGCCACGTCGGGCTGCTGTGTTCGGGTTACGGCGAAGGCTCCCCCTTCATCGTCATCGAGACTTTGGCCTGCGGGCGGCCTTTCGTGCTTTCGCCTTTGCCGACTCTGGTGAAAGCCTATGCCGGTCTCGAGGGGATCAGCATAGCGCGCGGTTACAATGTCGAGGACTTCGTGAACGAACTCGTGAAACTGCGCGACGAGATGCTCCAGTCGCGGATAGATCCCGCCAAAATCGCGGCGCGAGTCGCGGATCGCTCCCAATCGCAAGCCACGCGGCGCCTGCTCGATTCCCTGATGGATCTTGCGCGCTGA